One window from the genome of Oreochromis niloticus isolate F11D_XX linkage group LG20, O_niloticus_UMD_NMBU, whole genome shotgun sequence encodes:
- the vwa1 gene encoding von Willebrand factor A domain-containing protein 1 — MEGHMLFAWMLMCLLLQPSTAQNSPPEGVLNCCEGDVLFLVDSSGSVSSYEHSRMLAFLSELISPFSLGEDQVRVGLLQVGTKPRLEFGFDKYSTQSGLQAALKTIKPLRGDTNTVEALKMVKEWVLRPGKAGGARERLPRVLVWLTDGVKPGDVTGPMAQLRDDGVAVLVVSTGHGNYQVLRQVVSPPVEDHLHFVDIDDMSIITKEFRDAIIEIIRAERIHVRDVSTSSATLQWRPVLSGLTGHYEIRFTELRKGVGGVETSRPDTSGATEGSLFQRLTQTADSSTARLTGLKPDTNYIAILRPQSNEQAFNELNVTFRTKPEVLSPAVVTVSEPGQTSVRVSWGPLQPGMVEGYSVEYSALPTGKVHYVQLSRSQNSTLLRNLQPDTTYLVTVTARHASGKEKAMSVKVCTQEATPALADLQLTTVGSDSVEVEWNGGTSGLRGYWLTWEGQQSSAPGQRSSLYLPPDSLSTRLTHLPPSARVCVSPIYRTARGEGLCCTAQFHSDALVYGFQS; from the exons TGCTGAACTGCTGTGAGGGGGACGTCCTCTTCTTGGTGGATTCCTCGGGGAGCGTGTCATCCTACGAGCACTCCCGAATGCTAGCCTTCCTGTCCGAGCTCATCTCCCCCTTTTCGCTAGGAGAGGACCAGGTAAGGGTAGGACTTCTGCAGGTGGGCACCAAACCACGTCTCGAGTTTGGCTTTGATAAATACAGCACCCAAAGCGGCCTTCAGGCAGCTTTGAAAACCATCAAGCCTCTCAGGGGGGACACCAACACAGTTGAGGCGCTGAAAATGGTGAAGGAGTGGGTCCTGCGACCTGGAAAGGCTGGCGGCGCCCGGGAAAGGCTCCCGAGAGTGCTAGTGTGGCTGACTGATGGGGTAAAACCAGGGGATGTGACTGGACCGATGGCTCAGCTACGGGACGATGGTGTGGCCGTGCTGGTCGTGTCCACTGGCCATGGCAACTACCAGGTGTTGAGGCAGGTGGTGAGCCCACCTGTGGAGGACCACCTGCACTTTGTGGACATTGACGATATGAGCATCATCACAAAGGAATTCCGGGATGCCATTATTG AGATCATCCGAGCTGAACGAATTCACGTTCGAGACGTCTCCACCAGCTCCGCCACGCTGCAGTGGCGACCCGTTCTGTCCGGGTTGACGGGCCACTATGAGATCCGCTTCACTGAACTTCGGAAAGGAGTCGGTGGGGTTGAGACCAGTAGGCCTGATACCAGTGGAGCCACTGAAGGAAGTCTCTTCCAGAGACTTACGCAGACTGCGGACTCCAGCACTGCCAGATTAACTGGCCTGAAGCCTGACACCAACTATATCGCCATACTGAGACCACAGTCCAACGAACAAGCCTTTAACGAGCTCAATGTCACCTTCAGAACTAAACCAG AGGTGCTGAGCCCAGCTGTGGTAACAGTTTCCGAGCCTGGACAAACCAGTGTTCGGGTCAGCTGGGGTCCTCTCCAGCCAGGGATGGTTGAGGGTTACTCTGTTGAGTATTCTGCCCTGCCCACGGGTAAAGTGCACTATGTCCAACTGAGTCGAAGTCAGAACTCTACTCTGCTCAGAAACCTCCAACCAGATACCACTTACTTGGTCACTGTTACCGCCAGGCACGCCTCAGGAAAGGAGAAAGCCATGTCTGTCAAAGTGTGCACTCAAGAAG CGACTCCAGCGCTGGCAGACCTCCAGTTGACTACAGTGGGCAGTGACTCAGTAGAGGTTGAATGGAACGGTGGCACATCTGGCTTGAGGGGCTACTGGCTCACTTGGGAGGGACAGCAAAGCTCTGCCCCTGGTCAGCGCTCCTCCCTCTACTTGCCACCCGACTCCCTCTCGACACGGCTCACGCACCTGCCCCCTTCGGCTAGAGTGTGCGTGTCACCCATTTACCGGACGGCACGGGGAGAGGGACTGTGTTGCACGGCACAGTTTCACTCAG ATGCATTAGTGTATGGCTTCCAGTCATAG